A single Triticum dicoccoides isolate Atlit2015 ecotype Zavitan chromosome 2A, WEW_v2.0, whole genome shotgun sequence DNA region contains:
- the LOC119356534 gene encoding uncharacterized protein LOC119356534 isoform X3, whose amino-acid sequence MGSGEMEGWLNQMGMIRIAVLSSFAAHLVLILLAGIRRRTASGGRMLLLWLAYQLANWAAAYALGNLSFGSRLQEQPQLVAFWAPFLLQHLGGPDNISAYSLEDNVLSGRQALNAFVQVGGAIYVVYKHIYLGGGDRALLRASIIILTVGVAKYVERVFALRRGNLGNIRSSNKKKKLSRFTDVSGSRKGTVLDNEQALMVAHNMFPFCQRAMTDSSVNMDSPDLDASREMFSFGWESMCKVVEMELSLMYDILYTKAAMVHTWGGYLIRFLSPIATVTAFVLFLFYSKDGQRREDLVITYTLLVATFILDVRWLFGAVGSTWMHMFLQARPRCWLHHNVLCSGSGIWRRLRRVIVSLCRGRLALLMALSSYRMWSGTIGQYSLLHECTRTCDTRTLCGRAAKKIGLEEGWNEHRHSESEGLKLSEDVKRLVFERVRTILKSTYEVDKDEEAAYSMNDVTTFWGQVAAKMCRRKLRRFRLAFGREFQEDILVWHIATQVFLTSDDGKLYAETKHAKAIKALSEYLMFLVAVRRHMLPGLVLRSLYEVTKESLQDVWRDEVGTSSIQGSGSTVSGREEKLARILRDKKDADSEWGLEHDKTRLVSDGANIAMVLLSADESEMPELLELVFNVWVDKLLYAGTRCSRESHARQLSRGGELTTIVWILAEHAGPFQIGQHGPDNKKQEPCPPPPPPLPPPPIYTQERPPWWSIVIPPPPPPMVEQPKKEEPRPPPTLRPVPFPLPMDIETPPKEEPCPPRPHRERSRRYATLYPVD is encoded by the exons ATGGGCTCCG GAGAAATGGAAGGATGGCTGAACCAGATGGGGATGATCCGGATAGCGGTCCTTTCAAGCTTTGCTGCACATCTTGTTCTCATCCTCCTTGCTGGGATTCGTCGGCGTACAGCCTCCGGTGGGCGGATGCTCCTTCTGTGGCTGGCGTACCAGCTGGCCAACTGGGCCGCGGCGTATGCCCTTGGTAACCTGTCCTTCGGCAGCAGGTTGCAGGAGCAGCCGCAGCTGGTCGCGTTCTGGGCGCCATTCCTCTTGCAGCATCTCGGCGGCCCGGACAACATTAGCGCCTACTCCCTGGAGGACAATGTACTGTCAGGGCGGCAAGCACTCAATGCCTTTGTGCAGGTCGGGGGAGCCATTTATGTCGTGTACAAGCACATATACCTTGGCGGTGGCGACAGAGCTTTGCTTCGGGCATCCATCATCATTCTCACCGTCGGTGTTGCCAAGTATGTGGAGAGGGTGTTCGCACTACGGCGAGGCAACTTGGGCAACATCCGGAGCTCAAACAAGAAGAAGAAACTAAGCAGATTCACTGATGTCTCGGGCTCCAGAAAGGGAACTGTGCTGGACAATGAGCAAGCCCTGATGGTTGCCCACAACATGTTCCCGTTCTGCCAGCGTGCAATGACTGATTCTTCTGTCAACATGGATTCACCTGACCTTGATGCAAGCAGAGAAATGTTCTCTTTTGGGTGGGAGAGTATGTGCAAGGTGGTGGAGATGGAGCTTTCTCTCATGTACGACATCCTCTACACCAAAGCAGCCATGGTCCACACCTGGGGCGGCTACTTGATCCGTTTTCTTTCGCCAATCGCCACCGTCACGGCATTTGTTCTGTTTCTGTTCTACAGCAAAGACGGCCAGAGGAGAGAAGATCTGGTCATCACCTACACCTTGCTGGTAGCTACCTTCATCCTGGACGTGAGATGGCTGTTTGGGGCAGTTGGGTCTACCTGGATGCACATGTTCCTGCAGGCTCGGCCACGGTGCTGGCTTCACCACAATGTTTTGTGCTCTGGGTCTGGGATATGGCGTCGCCTCCGCCGTGTCATCGTGTCTCTGTGCCGTGGCCGGCTAGCCCTTCTCATGGCGCTGAGCAGCTACAGAATGTGGTCGGGCACCATTGGGCAGTACAGCCTGCTGCACGAGTGCACCCGTACCTGTGACACGAGAACTCTGTGCGGGAGAGCAGCCAAGAAAATTGGATTGGAAGAGGGTTGGAACGAACACCGGCACTCTGAGTCTGAAGGTCTTAAGCTTTCAGAAGATGTCAAGAGGTTGGTGTTCGAACGTGTACGGACGATACTCAAATCAACATATGAGGTCGACAAGGATGAGGAGGCTGCATATTCCATGAATGACGTTACGACATTCTGGGGTCAGGTGGCAGCCAAGATGTGTCGGAGGAAACTGCGGAGATTCCGGCTGGCATTTGGCCGTGAGTTCCAGGAGGACATCCTTGTGTGGCACATCGCCACGCAAGTTTTCCTCACGAGTGATGATGGCAAGTTGTATGCAgagacaaagcatgccaaggcgatcAAGGCGCTGTCAGAGTACCTCATGTTCCTCGTTGCCGTGCGCCGTCACATGCTACCGGGCCTTGTTCTCCGCAGCCTGTACGAAGTAACCAAGGAGTCCTTGCAGGATGTATGGCGTGATGAGGTTGGGACCAGTTCCATTCAAGGTTCCGGTTCGACGGTGAGCGGCAGAGAAGAGAAGCTTGCCAGAATCCTCCGTGACAAGAAGGACGCAGACAGTGAGTGGGGTCTTGAGCATGATAAAACTCGTCTGGTCTCTGACGGAGCTAATATTGCCATGGTGCTGCTCAGCGCCGATGAGTCAGAGATGCCGGAACTGCTGGAACTCGTCTTCAACGTGTGGGTGGACAAGCTGCTGTATGCGGGCACCCGATGCAGCCGGGAATCCCATGCTAGGCAGCTCAGCCGTGGGGGTGAGCTCACGACCATCGTGTGGATTCTGGCAGAACATGCTGGCCCATTTCAGATCGGCCAACACGGCCCAGATAATAAAAAACAGGAACCttgtccgccaccgccgccgccactgccgccgccACCCATTTATACGCAGGAGAGACCGCCGTGGTGGAGCATAGTgattccgccaccgccaccgccgatgGTCGAACAACCCAAAAAGGAGGAACCTCGTCCACCGCCGACGCTGCGTCCGGTCCCATTTCCGCTGCCGATGGACATTGAAACCCCCCCAAAAGAGGAGCCTTGTCCGCCACGGCCGCATCGTGAGAGGAGTAGAAGGTATGCTACGCTATATCCGGTGGACTGA
- the LOC119356534 gene encoding uncharacterized protein LOC119356534 isoform X2 gives MEGWLNQMGMIRIAVLSSFAAHLVLILLAGIRRRTASGGRMLLLWLAYQLANWAAAYALGNLSFGSRLQEQPQLVAFWAPFLLQHLGGPDNISAYSLEDNVLSGRQALNAFVQVGGAIYVVYKHIYLGGGDRALLRASIIILTVGVAKYVERVFALRRGNLGNIRSSNKKKKLSRFTDVSGSRKGTVLDNEQALMVAHNMFPFCQRAMTDSSVNMDSPDLDASREMFSFGWESMCKVVEMELSLMYDILYTKAAMVHTWGGYLIRFLSPIATVTAFVLFLFYSKDGQRREDLVITYTLLVATFILDVRWLFGAVGSTWMHMFLQARPRCWLHHNVLCSGSGIWRRLRRVIVSLCRGRLALLMALSSYRMWSGTIGQYSLLHECTRTCDTRTLCGRAAKKIGLEEGWNEHRHSESEGLKLSEDVKRLVFERVRTILKSTYEVDKDEEAAYSMNDVTTFWGQVAAKMCRRKLRRFRLAFGREFQEDILVWHIATQVFLTSDDGKLYAETKHAKAIKALSEYLMFLVAVRRHMLPGLVLRSLYEVTKESLQDVWRDEVGTSSIQGSGSTVSGREEKLARILRDKKDADSEWGLEHDKTRLVSDGANIAMVLLSADESEMPELLELVFNVWVDKLLYAGTRCSRESHARQLSRGGELTTIVWILAEHAGPFQIGQHGPDNKKQEPCPPPPPPLPPPPIYTQERPPWWSIVIPPPPPPMVEQPKKEEPRPPPTLRPVPFPLPMDIETPPKEEPCPPRPHRERSRRYATLYPVD, from the coding sequence ATGGAAGGATGGCTGAACCAGATGGGGATGATCCGGATAGCGGTCCTTTCAAGCTTTGCTGCACATCTTGTTCTCATCCTCCTTGCTGGGATTCGTCGGCGTACAGCCTCCGGTGGGCGGATGCTCCTTCTGTGGCTGGCGTACCAGCTGGCCAACTGGGCCGCGGCGTATGCCCTTGGTAACCTGTCCTTCGGCAGCAGGTTGCAGGAGCAGCCGCAGCTGGTCGCGTTCTGGGCGCCATTCCTCTTGCAGCATCTCGGCGGCCCGGACAACATTAGCGCCTACTCCCTGGAGGACAATGTACTGTCAGGGCGGCAAGCACTCAATGCCTTTGTGCAGGTCGGGGGAGCCATTTATGTCGTGTACAAGCACATATACCTTGGCGGTGGCGACAGAGCTTTGCTTCGGGCATCCATCATCATTCTCACCGTCGGTGTTGCCAAGTATGTGGAGAGGGTGTTCGCACTACGGCGAGGCAACTTGGGCAACATCCGGAGCTCAAACAAGAAGAAGAAACTAAGCAGATTCACTGATGTCTCGGGCTCCAGAAAGGGAACTGTGCTGGACAATGAGCAAGCCCTGATGGTTGCCCACAACATGTTCCCGTTCTGCCAGCGTGCAATGACTGATTCTTCTGTCAACATGGATTCACCTGACCTTGATGCAAGCAGAGAAATGTTCTCTTTTGGGTGGGAGAGTATGTGCAAGGTGGTGGAGATGGAGCTTTCTCTCATGTACGACATCCTCTACACCAAAGCAGCCATGGTCCACACCTGGGGCGGCTACTTGATCCGTTTTCTTTCGCCAATCGCCACCGTCACGGCATTTGTTCTGTTTCTGTTCTACAGCAAAGACGGCCAGAGGAGAGAAGATCTGGTCATCACCTACACCTTGCTGGTAGCTACCTTCATCCTGGACGTGAGATGGCTGTTTGGGGCAGTTGGGTCTACCTGGATGCACATGTTCCTGCAGGCTCGGCCACGGTGCTGGCTTCACCACAATGTTTTGTGCTCTGGGTCTGGGATATGGCGTCGCCTCCGCCGTGTCATCGTGTCTCTGTGCCGTGGCCGGCTAGCCCTTCTCATGGCGCTGAGCAGCTACAGAATGTGGTCGGGCACCATTGGGCAGTACAGCCTGCTGCACGAGTGCACCCGTACCTGTGACACGAGAACTCTGTGCGGGAGAGCAGCCAAGAAAATTGGATTGGAAGAGGGTTGGAACGAACACCGGCACTCTGAGTCTGAAGGTCTTAAGCTTTCAGAAGATGTCAAGAGGTTGGTGTTCGAACGTGTACGGACGATACTCAAATCAACATATGAGGTCGACAAGGATGAGGAGGCTGCATATTCCATGAATGACGTTACGACATTCTGGGGTCAGGTGGCAGCCAAGATGTGTCGGAGGAAACTGCGGAGATTCCGGCTGGCATTTGGCCGTGAGTTCCAGGAGGACATCCTTGTGTGGCACATCGCCACGCAAGTTTTCCTCACGAGTGATGATGGCAAGTTGTATGCAgagacaaagcatgccaaggcgatcAAGGCGCTGTCAGAGTACCTCATGTTCCTCGTTGCCGTGCGCCGTCACATGCTACCGGGCCTTGTTCTCCGCAGCCTGTACGAAGTAACCAAGGAGTCCTTGCAGGATGTATGGCGTGATGAGGTTGGGACCAGTTCCATTCAAGGTTCCGGTTCGACGGTGAGCGGCAGAGAAGAGAAGCTTGCCAGAATCCTCCGTGACAAGAAGGACGCAGACAGTGAGTGGGGTCTTGAGCATGATAAAACTCGTCTGGTCTCTGACGGAGCTAATATTGCCATGGTGCTGCTCAGCGCCGATGAGTCAGAGATGCCGGAACTGCTGGAACTCGTCTTCAACGTGTGGGTGGACAAGCTGCTGTATGCGGGCACCCGATGCAGCCGGGAATCCCATGCTAGGCAGCTCAGCCGTGGGGGTGAGCTCACGACCATCGTGTGGATTCTGGCAGAACATGCTGGCCCATTTCAGATCGGCCAACACGGCCCAGATAATAAAAAACAGGAACCttgtccgccaccgccgccgccactgccgccgccACCCATTTATACGCAGGAGAGACCGCCGTGGTGGAGCATAGTgattccgccaccgccaccgccgatgGTCGAACAACCCAAAAAGGAGGAACCTCGTCCACCGCCGACGCTGCGTCCGGTCCCATTTCCGCTGCCGATGGACATTGAAACCCCCCCAAAAGAGGAGCCTTGTCCGCCACGGCCGCATCGTGAGAGGAGTAGAAGGTATGCTACGCTATATCCGGTGGACTGA
- the LOC119358168 gene encoding phospholipid scramblase family protein C343.06c-like yields the protein MSWNHAAAAAAGRVSARTTASRGFASAGGGRRGRRPAAPQPWSWAWLRGLWRGEPKKQRGAAKRPGRRAAEGDGKVSPGDAAPSFVDPNVAALESGGGTAGEEDAPSGICLHQDLDTARVQAKLKPLLSRARLIITRKVEWASIMFAYAQETRYIIKDPRTPRRKTSVGLIREKSNVILRQLLWTRRPFVAEFTDAKGNEIFTVRRPFRWINSSIYAEVDGKEVGVVHSRWHLWRRNYDLYLGNRQFAVVENPGFWSWSFTLLDEDDNLVAIIDRKVRGVGWECMQHFTNASQYEVRFGDAGKGTDKVFCFAKDIQNDLRVFLPLDLPERAVALALAVSLDHDCFSRRRLGWVLRLLGA from the exons ATGAGCTGGAACCacgcggcggcggccgcggccgggAGGGTCTCGGCGAGGACCACCGCCAGCCGCGGGTTCGCGAGCgccggcggcggccgccgcggACGTAGGCCCGCGGCGCCCCAGCCGTGGTCGTGGGCGTGGCTGCGGGGGCTGTGGCGCGGAGAGCCGAAGAAGCAGCGGGGCGCCGCGAAGAGGCCGGGGAGGCGCGCGGCCGAGGGCGACGGCAAGGTCTCGCCCGGCGACGCCGCTCCCTCGTTCGTCGACCCCAATGTGGCAGCGCTGGAGAGCGGCGGGGGAAcggccggcgaggaggacgcgccgTCGGGGATCTGCCTGCATCAAGACCTCGACACCGCGCGCGTACAG GCCAAACTGAAGCCTCTGCTCTCAAGGGCCAGACTAATCATTACCAGGAAAGTAGAATGGGCAAGTATCATGTTTGCATACGCGCAG GAGACTAGATACATCATAAAGGATCCACGCACTCCTCGGAGAAAAACT TCTGTGGGTTTAATTCGAGAGAAAAGCAACGTCATCCTTAGGCAG CTACTTTGGACAAGGCGACCATTCGTTGCAGAATTTACTGATGCCAAGGGTAATGAGATATTCACG GTTCGCCGGCCTTTTAGGTGGATCAACAGCTCCATTTATGCAGAAGTGGATGGCAAG GAGGTAGGTGTAGTCCACAGTCGTTGGCATCTTTGGCGTAGAAATTATGACTTGTACTTAGG GAATAGGCAGTTTGCTGTGGTGGAGAATCCTGGATTTTGGAGCTGGTCCTTTACCCTGCTTGATGAGGATGATAATTTAGTAGCCATAATTGACCGCAAGGTTAGGGGAGTTGGTTGGGAG TGCATGCAGCACTTCACGAATGCTTCCCAGTATGAAGTTCGGTTTGGTGATGCTGGAAAAGGCACCGATAAAGTTTTTTGTTTCGCTAAAGAT ATCCAGAACGACCTTCGCGTGTTTCTCCCGCTGGATTTACCCGAGAGGGCTGTGGCTCTTGCTCTTGCAGTGTCTCTGGACCATGACTGCTTCTCCAGGAGACGATTGGGCTG GGTTCTTCGCCTTTTAGGAGCATGA
- the LOC119356534 gene encoding uncharacterized protein LOC119356534 isoform X1: MGSGEMEGWLNQMGMIRIAVLSSFAAHLVLILLAGIRRRTASGGRMLLLWLAYQLANWAAAYALGNLSFGSRLQEQPQLVAFWAPFLLQHLGGPDNISAYSLEDNVLSGRQALNAFVQVGGAIYVVYKHIYLGGGDRALLRASIIILTVGVAKYVERVFALRRGNLGNIRSSNKKKKLSRFTDVSGSRKGTVLDNEQALMVAHNMFPFCQRAMTDSSVNMDSPDLDASREMFSFGWESMCKVVEMELSLMYDILYTKAAMVHTWGGYLIRFLSPIATVTAFVLFLFYSKDGQRREDLVITYTLLVATFILDVRWLFGAVGSTWMHMFLQARPRCWLHHNVLCSGSGIWRRLRRVIVSLCRGRLALLMALSSYRMWSGTIGQYSLLHECTRTCDTRTLCGRAAKKIGLEEGWNEHRHSESEGLKLSEDVKRLVFERVRTILKSTYEVDKDEEAAYSMNDVTTFWGQVAAKMCRRKLRRFRLAFGREFQEDILVWHIATQVFLTSDDGKLYAETKHAKAIKALSEYLMFLVAVRRHMLPGLVLRSLYEVTKESLQDVWRDEVGTSSIQGSGSTVSGREEKLARILRDKKDADSEWGLEHDKTRLVSDGANIAMVLLSADESEMPELLELVFNVWVDKLLYAGTRCSRESHARQLSRGGELTTIVWILAEHAGPFQIGQHGPDNKKQEPCPPPPPPLPPPPIYTQERPPWWSIVIPPPPPPMVEQPKKEEPRPPPTLRPVPFPLPMDIETPPKEEPCPPRPHRERSRSLVQF; this comes from the exons ATGGGCTCCG GAGAAATGGAAGGATGGCTGAACCAGATGGGGATGATCCGGATAGCGGTCCTTTCAAGCTTTGCTGCACATCTTGTTCTCATCCTCCTTGCTGGGATTCGTCGGCGTACAGCCTCCGGTGGGCGGATGCTCCTTCTGTGGCTGGCGTACCAGCTGGCCAACTGGGCCGCGGCGTATGCCCTTGGTAACCTGTCCTTCGGCAGCAGGTTGCAGGAGCAGCCGCAGCTGGTCGCGTTCTGGGCGCCATTCCTCTTGCAGCATCTCGGCGGCCCGGACAACATTAGCGCCTACTCCCTGGAGGACAATGTACTGTCAGGGCGGCAAGCACTCAATGCCTTTGTGCAGGTCGGGGGAGCCATTTATGTCGTGTACAAGCACATATACCTTGGCGGTGGCGACAGAGCTTTGCTTCGGGCATCCATCATCATTCTCACCGTCGGTGTTGCCAAGTATGTGGAGAGGGTGTTCGCACTACGGCGAGGCAACTTGGGCAACATCCGGAGCTCAAACAAGAAGAAGAAACTAAGCAGATTCACTGATGTCTCGGGCTCCAGAAAGGGAACTGTGCTGGACAATGAGCAAGCCCTGATGGTTGCCCACAACATGTTCCCGTTCTGCCAGCGTGCAATGACTGATTCTTCTGTCAACATGGATTCACCTGACCTTGATGCAAGCAGAGAAATGTTCTCTTTTGGGTGGGAGAGTATGTGCAAGGTGGTGGAGATGGAGCTTTCTCTCATGTACGACATCCTCTACACCAAAGCAGCCATGGTCCACACCTGGGGCGGCTACTTGATCCGTTTTCTTTCGCCAATCGCCACCGTCACGGCATTTGTTCTGTTTCTGTTCTACAGCAAAGACGGCCAGAGGAGAGAAGATCTGGTCATCACCTACACCTTGCTGGTAGCTACCTTCATCCTGGACGTGAGATGGCTGTTTGGGGCAGTTGGGTCTACCTGGATGCACATGTTCCTGCAGGCTCGGCCACGGTGCTGGCTTCACCACAATGTTTTGTGCTCTGGGTCTGGGATATGGCGTCGCCTCCGCCGTGTCATCGTGTCTCTGTGCCGTGGCCGGCTAGCCCTTCTCATGGCGCTGAGCAGCTACAGAATGTGGTCGGGCACCATTGGGCAGTACAGCCTGCTGCACGAGTGCACCCGTACCTGTGACACGAGAACTCTGTGCGGGAGAGCAGCCAAGAAAATTGGATTGGAAGAGGGTTGGAACGAACACCGGCACTCTGAGTCTGAAGGTCTTAAGCTTTCAGAAGATGTCAAGAGGTTGGTGTTCGAACGTGTACGGACGATACTCAAATCAACATATGAGGTCGACAAGGATGAGGAGGCTGCATATTCCATGAATGACGTTACGACATTCTGGGGTCAGGTGGCAGCCAAGATGTGTCGGAGGAAACTGCGGAGATTCCGGCTGGCATTTGGCCGTGAGTTCCAGGAGGACATCCTTGTGTGGCACATCGCCACGCAAGTTTTCCTCACGAGTGATGATGGCAAGTTGTATGCAgagacaaagcatgccaaggcgatcAAGGCGCTGTCAGAGTACCTCATGTTCCTCGTTGCCGTGCGCCGTCACATGCTACCGGGCCTTGTTCTCCGCAGCCTGTACGAAGTAACCAAGGAGTCCTTGCAGGATGTATGGCGTGATGAGGTTGGGACCAGTTCCATTCAAGGTTCCGGTTCGACGGTGAGCGGCAGAGAAGAGAAGCTTGCCAGAATCCTCCGTGACAAGAAGGACGCAGACAGTGAGTGGGGTCTTGAGCATGATAAAACTCGTCTGGTCTCTGACGGAGCTAATATTGCCATGGTGCTGCTCAGCGCCGATGAGTCAGAGATGCCGGAACTGCTGGAACTCGTCTTCAACGTGTGGGTGGACAAGCTGCTGTATGCGGGCACCCGATGCAGCCGGGAATCCCATGCTAGGCAGCTCAGCCGTGGGGGTGAGCTCACGACCATCGTGTGGATTCTGGCAGAACATGCTGGCCCATTTCAGATCGGCCAACACGGCCCAGATAATAAAAAACAGGAACCttgtccgccaccgccgccgccactgccgccgccACCCATTTATACGCAGGAGAGACCGCCGTGGTGGAGCATAGTgattccgccaccgccaccgccgatgGTCGAACAACCCAAAAAGGAGGAACCTCGTCCACCGCCGACGCTGCGTCCGGTCCCATTTCCGCTGCCGATGGACATTGAAACCCCCCCAAAAGAGGAGCCTTGTCCGCCACGGCCGCATCGTGAGAGGAGTAGAAG cTTAGTACAATTTTGA